A section of the Corvus moneduloides isolate bCorMon1 chromosome 29, bCorMon1.pri, whole genome shotgun sequence genome encodes:
- the CTSS gene encoding cathepsin S has translation MEPLAPVALLALLGLALGHPDPALDQHWELWKKSYGKEYKPQEDSLRRLTWEKNLWLVTLHNLEHSLGLRSYTLRMNHLGDMTSEEVAASLTGLQVRPRPRRNSAFQSQSRPVGDIPEALDWRDKGCVTEVKNQGACGSCWAFSAVGALEAQVKLKTGNLVSLSAQNLVDCSGMYGNKGCAGGFMTEAFQYIIDNGGIESEESYPYTAQNGTCRYNASARAASCSRFVELPQGDEAALRDAVATVGPVAVAIDATRPSFFLYHSGVYDDPQCSQEVNHGVVVVGYGSLDNKEYWLVKNSWGIHFGDAGYIRMIRNASNHCGIASYASYPLI, from the exons ATGGAGCCGCTGGCTCCCGTCGCCCTGCTGGCCCTAttggggctggcactgggacacccCGACCCTGCACTGGACCAGCACTGGGAGCTCTGGAAAAAATCCTACGGAAAGGAATACAAGCCCCAG GAGGATTCCCTCCGTCGCCTGACGTGGGAGAAGAACCTGTGGCTGGTGACGCTCCATAACCTGGAGCATTCCCTGGGGCTGCGCTCCTACACGCTGCGAATGAACCACCTGGGAGACATG ACCAGCGAGGAGGTGGCGGCTTCGCTGACGGGGCTCCAGGTCCGTCCTCGTCCCCGTCGGAATTCCGCATTCCAATCCCAATCCCGGCCCGTCGGTGACATCCCGGAGGCGCTGGACTGGCGGGACAAGGGATGCGTGACCGAGGTGAAGAACCAG GGCGCCTGCGGATCCTGCTGGGCTTTCAGCGCCGTGGGAGCTCTGGAAGCGCAGGTGAAGCTGAAAACCGGGAATTTGGTGTCTCTGAGCGCCCAGAACTTGGTGGATTGCTCCGGGATGTACGGGAACAAGGGCTGCGCCGGGGGCTTCATGACGGAGGCGTTCCAGTACATCATCGACAACGGCGGCATCGAGTCCGAGGAATCTTATCCCTACACGGCTCAG AACGGGACGTGCCGCTACAACGCCTCGGCCCGCGCCGCCTCCTGCTCCCGCTTCGTAGAGCTGCCCCAGGGTGACGAGGCCGCGCTCAGGGACGCCGTGGCCACCGTGGGCCCCGTGGCCGTGGCCATCGACGCCACGCGGCCCAGCTTCTTCCTCTACCACTCCG GGGTGTACGACGACCCCCAGTGCTCGCAGGAGGTGAACCAcggggtggtggtggtgggatACGGCTCCCTGGACAACAAGGAATATTGGCTGGTGAAGAACAG CTGGGGCATCCATTTTGGAGACGCGGGATACATCCGGATGATCCGGAACGCCTCCAACCACTGCGGCATCGCCAGCTACGCCTCCTACCCGCTGATTTAG
- the RPS27 gene encoding 40S ribosomal protein S27 produces the protein MAVRGRARPFPVLHAAAAMPLAKDLLHPSPEEEKRKHKKKRLVQSPNSYFMDVKCPGCYKITTVFSHAQTVVLCVGCSTVLCQPTGGKARLTEGCSFRRKQH, from the exons ATGGCGGTGCGGGGCAGAGCCCGTCCCTTTCCGGTCCTTcacgccgccgccgccatgccC CTCGCCAAGGACCTGCTGCACCCGTCCCCCGAGGAGGAGAAGCGCAAGCACAAGAAGAAGCGGCTGGTGCAGAGCCCCAACTCCTACTTCATGGACGTCAAGTGCCCCG GCTGTTACAAGATCACGACCGTGTTCAGCCATGCCCAGACCGTGGTGCTCTGCGTGGGCTGCTCCAcggtgctgtgccagcccacGGGGGGCAAGGCCCGGCTCACCGAGG GCTGCTCGTTCCGGCGGAAGCAGCACTGA